The nucleotide window GGGACCATTTGCTTGAATTTAAACAATTTGTGCTCGTGAAACCTGTAAGCCCTCTTGCGTGACATGCAATTGTGATCTAAAACCATGAGAACATATTGAGCAAGAAAGGGATGATAGATATTTTTCAAGCTTCTTATAATCAATTTAGCCTTAAATAAGAAGCAGCATTGACATTTAAGCAGATGAGAAATTCCATATACTGAGCTAATGGGTGTTTCTCCGGTAGGACAGCAAGTAAAACCGAGGAATCACAATAGTTACACACTAGAAAACTTAAGGCAAGCTTCTCCAACTAGAGGAAAATGACTCAGCACTAAATTTTTCATGTTGGAGAAGCACATAGCGCTAGATGTCAAGGAGAAACTGATATCagatttagtttaattaattagttatcaAGAATTATTCAGTAACAGAGTGAACCTTGACAAAGGTAGATGCAATTTCAAATTGAGCATTCCACATCATCATCAAATTAAACAAGGAAACAACAATATAGATGGACTTTATAACAAAACTACTCTGAGAAAACTGCAACAAACTGCAACCATGGAACTATCTTCCAGAAGAAGAATTCCATGCAATCTAGAGACCACTCGCAAGGCTTTGCAGTAGATTACAAACTAAACACGCAGCCAACATAGAAGAGATGATCATACTGAAAATATGCACATGTGCATAAAATATGGAATAGAAACCAACCCTATGGATTCGTATAGTTAAGCACTCCATATACAGTTAGGTAAACACTACTTATGCCTGCAATTTCAAAGTACCTGGCATGAGAATCTGATGTATCaacatcatcaacatcaaaaGGACACgagaaatcatcatcatcatctaagtCATCTTGGAAAGATAATCTACTTGAACTTCTGGAAAAACCAACGCGTGGAGAGCCACTGGAAGATAACAACCCTGAGAACCGCCCTGAATCATCTTTGCTATCTTTTAACAActaaaaagaatagaaattaGAGACACcagttaaaatataatttgatggCTGAAGTTTtcaagcaggaaaaaaaaccacTTAAAAACAGATTGGTGAGAGCAGAGACTACCTTCTGACCAGAATAATGATTTACATTGCCAGAGTTTAACTCTGCAAACCTTATAGCTTCTAATTTCTTGATTGATCGAATTCCAGAAGGAGACTCCTGTGATGATGAATCATGCCTTGTGCTTCTGGGAGATAAAGGTGGAAGAGAATGCCTACTTGAATCAGAAAAGTTAGGAGAAAGGTATCTCGAACTTCTGCCGCCTGATATAGGAAGTGGAATAGAAACGGGTGCAGTTTCTGAAGTATCACGAGCTAGGACAGGACTACCGTTGTAGAAGTGCGTTGGCGTAGAAGGGGACATAGATGATGAGAATGGAGGAGAAAGCTGGTACTCATCATGATAATTGGCCTTTTGAGGAGTTGATGGTCTGTAGTTTTGGACTCTATGACCGTAAATATCATTAGAGGGGGACGGAAAATCACATGGCATGCGAGATGTGCGATAAGCTGGCGGAGATCCACCAACTGGTTGGTTCACCATATGAGCTGCTCTATGGAAGCCGCTTGTCCAGCTATGCGGGCgtggaaaaggagaagaaacatGTGGTTGCATTCCTCTCAATAGAAAGGACGTAGCACCCACGCCCTTCTCTGAAGAGGGTAAAGACCTAAGAGGATCTGTGGTAGGGCTACCGACATAGTCCATTATAATCTTTGGTGTCATCGGTGTCACGGGCTCAAGCTTGAAATCAGATAGTGTCGAACGATAGGTCACAGATACACAAAGGCGGCCAGGAAGGGCCTCAACGGGGACAAAACTGAGCTCCTTCATTACTTCCTCATCAGCCCTGGAGAACGGTTCGCAAAATGAAGAAACTTTGTAAATGATATGGAAATTGTAAGTTTGAGTAGATGAGCTTAGCTGGCGAAAGACCCTGTATGCGGGGAGAAGCCTCATATGAGAGTAAAGAGAGCGTAAAAGTATGATGGACTTCTTATATGTCTTCTTGTAAGAGGCAGAATTTTCACCGGTCTGGGGAGGCATAACCCGCAGGGACTCATACTGAACAACCCACCTCTCTATAACTGTCTCCACAGATGTCCCAGCATACAAATTGTCCATGGATGTAGACGGAGTAGACGGTTGGCGAACAAGTAGTACATCAATTATCATGGGATCCGTGAGATTTCTGTGCCAAAAATTCAAGTTATCGAGAGCAGCAGGGCGGTCTCCGAGAACTAAATTGAACCATTTGTCGCTCTTTTTGACACGAGAAGTGGAAGAAAGTTCCCTGCTGCGATCATGGGGATGAAGAGAAGGGATTCTTGAGTCCAAGATGATGTGCAAGCTCTTCAATAGAAACTGGGAAATAATTTGTTCTAGTTTTCCAGAATCAGGGTGAGAATTACCATGCATATCCATGGTGCTAATCCAACTTTGAGATCCCGGTGGGTGGCGTATATGACCCTAAATCAAGACGATAAAACCGCAATTCCCTTCCCtactcttctctttttttgggGTTAGAGGTAAACAAGAGGATTAACTTtgataaaagaaggaaaaaaacaaagaacggAAATGTGGGTGTGGTGGAGGAGCAAGAACAAATGATGGTAGGAATAGATTTGTAGCTCTGCTCGTCAAATTAACATACAAGAGAATCGTgtgagaattgaaaaaaaattaaaaaaaaaagagaggagagaaaaagaaatataagagAATGGGGAAGGAAGGATTAATGAGTCATCAGAAGCATAGTAAAGCTAACAGATCATAGCAAGCTGATGGTGATAGATCGATGgataaatgaaatgttgatcgAACGTGCCGTGTTAGTATGAAGGACAGATTCAGAACTGGGGAGGGGATCTTGATGCGATAAGGCAAGCCGAGCAAAAGAGGGCAATCTCTCCCATGTAATGATTGCCgtatataaataaagaaagaaataaatgtttaaaaagaAGGAAGGAATTGAAAACTTACCCGCAACGTTAAAATAAGACGTGAAAGAGaagagtttaatttaatttccttTGCCGGAGGAGAGACGTAAAACaatccaaataataataataataataataataataataataaaaggagaATCCCAGAATTCCTTCCGGCAGTAGTACTGttgttaaagaaagaaagaaatgggtATGGAAAATTAGTTCACaattataatcaaaacaaatcacgTAATGATGGAACGCCTCTTCCTAATCACTACTCATCCAtctcttttcatttcaaaatcccctccccctctctctctcgaaTTATTGTGTCAGCGTTTATTTTCAAAGtttctttattttagaaatataataaaataatatctttgttatttttaatactaatatattaaaataattaaaaaaatatcaaataattaatttaaaacaaaaaaaattaaaaatcacgaTCAGCCGCGCAGTCCCCTCGGCGCACTACCCCTCCGACACCATCATTATCCTTTaatctttattaaaatattatattatatgccTCCCCCCCTTCCAGTCATCAATTATTAAGATTATTAAAGTGAGGGCAAATCATGTTGTTGTGTCAAGTTCttataaatcttaaattaattaaaataaatcaatcaataaagAGTGGTCATGACGCTACTCTGTCCAAACAACAAATGAATTCAACAATGGGCCACGGCCCACAGGAGGGCTAAAAAGTCCAAGTTCCTTACTGGTGCTCTTCGCATTTGGGTTTAGCTTTCTAAGGAGTGGGTTGTTCGTAACTGAAACGGGCCTCCGCGACTTTGGTGCTCGCTGAAACCGCACATGTAGACTTGGGATATCTTCCGCCCAGCAAAGCAACTGAACATTTGCCTCCTTCTAAGTTGAGGTTTCTGTTAAGGAAATTCaaagtcaaaatctctcatctATTATAGATCTTCACGCACAATTTGGTGCTCCATCTTCTCCTGGATCTTCATAATAATCGTGTAGAACTATAAATTAAGTTAGCTCCTCATTTGCCTCATTCTTTTGTTACATTAGGATATACTgtaatatataaatacaaatcaaTATCCAATGTTTTTGGTCAGTGGACCAAAAACACATTACAAAGTCCAAACAAtcttcttattgtttttctaactTGATATCAAAGCTTTCTAACTCATGTTATTCTTCTTTCCTGAATTCGCTTTTGCCTATTATCTTCCTTTTCATCTTGAAATGATTTCAACATCAACAACTCTCTACACCTCACCACCAACATCTTTTCAACTCAATGGATCAAATTATCTAGATCAGCAGTCTCAATTCCAACCATTTCTTAATAGTAATGATCTTTTAAGGTTTGTGGAAGGCTATGATCCTATCCCTTAATAGACTAATGTTGATAATTCACACAATCCTTCTTATATAACCTAGTATAAGAAAGATCAAGCTCTACTTGGTATTATCTTATCCCCAATCTGTTCAAACATCGTTGTATCAGTATATGGTTTAAACACATCCAAACAGGTTTGGACTACTCTTAAAACTAGATTTTCCAACCAGTCATGAACTCGTATTTCACATCTAAAATTTCAATTGTAGACTATCACACAAGGTTCACGATCACGTTCCACATATTTAAAAGGCTTTAAATTTATGACAAATCAATTTGCTGCAGCAGAAAAGTTTATTGATGATCAAGATTTAATTTCATTCATCACTTAAGGTCTTAACTAAGAGTTCAACTATTTTAtaacttcttttaattttgcttATAGAGATAAAGACTTTACatttaaagattttagtgtCGAATCACTTAGAAGTAAAGCACTTCTAGATACTAATGTTAGGTAGTGGTGTCTAATACTACTTTTGATTTTGCTACCAATAAGAAGTCTTTATtttcaacacataaaaaatcatcAGTTTCTGCTGCTTGTCCAAGCAATTCTTAGTAAGTTCATTCCTCATGTCAATCCATTGTGcatcaaaatttaattggtACATGCTCCATATACCAAATCTATGATATAACAagtgatatttttatcataaatttgatCTTGTATATCAAGGGTGTCATCCTTCCTTTAAACTTGCAATAATAGTAACCAAGTCAAGTGCTCAACATGAACATCAAATATGGTATGCAGACAATGGAGCTAATACTCATATATCATTTGATGATCAGaatctcttttaaaaattatctttcaatGGAGGAGAAACTATTAATGTAGGGAATGCTACATACTTGTTAATTAAAAGCATTGAATCTATATTATTACAAATAGACAacattaagttttatttatcaaaatcctTTAATGTCCACATGCATTCATTGATCTTCTGCCATtaataagttttgtttataaaatattcGTTACTTTATACTTATTAGATCTGACTTTGTTATGAAGAAGAATCATATAGGTTAAACTTTATTCCATGGATATAATGAAAATGGTTTTTATCCTATTATTGGAAACGTAAGTCTCCCTCACAAAATTCATAGACTAGCAACAATTATTGAAGAGCAAACTTTTGTTGAGTAGAAGCATTATTGACGTACAGGTCCCTTACTTGCAGTTCTTCAATCCATTTTGTATTCCAATAACATTTCTCtttcattaacaataaataaatcatccttttgttttgtgttataacccaattttgacccatttgcttttaatttaagtttaaggggattaaaatttgaaattaaaagattatagATTGATTCTGGTTAAAggtgtgatttgtcaacttgTGAAAAAACTCGGGACTATAATGTGTTTTTATCATTCTCTTCTAATCTTCGGTTTAAAAAGATCatcaagataatgatagttatccattttaaaatttcattttaaattctaatcaaatttaaatttaaaaaaaagaatgagtttGATCGAGACTTTGTTTCTCATATGCTATCAGACTCTTGTATTATGAATACAGATCCCAGTGCATACATCAAAAGGGAaaccattataaaaaaacaaacctaaatgAACCAACTATGTCGTCATCCCCCTATCTTCAGAGTCTGGccatacatatttttttgccctttattgcaaaaaaaaaaacactatttgttCTTATCCTTCTAACAAAACCATAGCTGACATCCAACAAGAATACAACCAAGGTTGCTCAGTCACTCACCACAGGCGCAGCCATCACCGATAGTCACAGTTGATTAACCACTGTGAGCATGCACCAGTCATAACAACAGTGCCATCTTCAGCTTCAGTAACCGTGAGCAAGCTCAAGCCAGCAGCAACAGAGGGGTTCCTCTATTTCAGCCATAGGTCATACCTCTTCTCCTTCTCACTAAAAGCACCAACCATCTGCACTAGCTACACCCCTACATCTCCAGCAGCAACCTTCTCTTCTCAGTAGTGGTTACAGTTAGCCCCCCTCATCATTAACAACAACGGTGAGTCCCTCTCAGACCTTGACCAACAGCTTCATTTCCTTTTCCATGACAGCGATGAGCAACAGAAACTaatagagagagaggggggataAGAAGACATAGAAACAGCTAGAGAGGGAAAGggagagaatagagaaaaaaagagaccaaagataaagaagaaacaCAAAAGAACGAAAGAAAGGTTAAGACGATTGCCCAGTCACTAATCTCCAGCATCACTCGACCGTCTCCCTCAACTTTGCCTCCAACAATAGCCATGTTAGGCaagtctttctttttctcttgtttgctaatttaattactttattactGTTGTATGGCCAGCTTGGTCACTGGTTAAGGCTAGTGACCTGGCCGAGCCGGCTGGATCAAGCTCAGCCCGTACAATTGGGCTAGAttcaatccataaaaaaaagaaaaaaacaggaacTGTTGAGTCGGGCTGGACTTAGGCCTCAAGTTTAGCCGACCTAATTTTCTTTGGGCTAAAGATGTGTTTGGTAAAACACACTTTTATACCCTTTCCCTTTAATCtcacttttctttattttgatatctagTCAAATAAACTCTTTTAGATATtagaaaattctaaaacaaattcaaagatcctttttgtatttatttgtgggtccctcgcatcttttttttttttgttaactataCTGTGTATTTAGGTTGTAGACTTACTGTGAAATGTGAATCTAATATGCGAtacatatctattttttttcttgtaaaaaaaattaataaaaagatatgttttGCTTTCAATCCAAATTTTACCGATTTATTTACTGGCACCAGAGTCAagaatacctttttttttattacgtaATTTTTACTAATGTTAGAGTTTGAAGTATTCGTAGTCGAATATTCACTGATACCAGAGTTAAGAATATTATAAGCAGACCTttaaaaacagaataaaacaacttttagtaattttagacaaaaccagTAATGCAGTTTACCTAAGGTAGGACATTTTAGGGCTGATAGTATCTTTCTTTTTACGTAACTAGTCTCATACCACAGAATCTCTATTTACCATTTAGGgtttctagtaaccataatactaggtgattACTCTTTAAACCAAACGTTTTCCCATATAAGAATAAGATGCtagatatctgttctttttccctAGAAATTTTAAAGGTCGTTGCGATGTTAGGTGTGATATTTTGTATGCCCTCTTggaaaaaacaagcaaatgCCTTTTTTCATGTTCCACTTTGCAACTTGTTAATCCATTGGTTCTCATATGTTATGATGTTTAAAAATCACCAATAGAATTTATTAGTGGttgtccttattattttttgtttatggatgattttttaaggtttttttaggcTTATCCCTTGCATAATAAATCAGGAGCATTTGACGCCTTTCTCAAATTTAAATGCTATgttgaaaatttattcttttgcaCGGTTAGAAAATTTCATACTGATAGTAGAGAAAAATACTTATCTAAATAATTTACTAAGTTTTTATCAAAGTCAAGGATATATCATAGGTTAACATATTCGCATACCTCTGAGCAAAATAGAATAGCTGAGAGGAAACATAATCACATTCAAGAACCTGGTTTAACATTGTTAGCACAATCACATCTTAAGCAAAAAATTTAGGTTGGTTCTTTTTAAACATCAATATACTTAATTAATAGGTTACCTACTAAAATCCTACAACATTGCAACCCTTTTGAAGTTTAAAATGGTTGCTCATATTATCCTTTATTAAGGCCTTATCAACCTTATAAACTTGCATATTACAATAGATGTTGTGTTTATTTGGGTTATTCCAATAATTAAAAAGGTTATCGATGTCTAGATTTGGAGTCTAATAGAGTTTATATCTCTATAAGTGTACTATTTGATGAAACAACATTTCCACTAAAGGATAAAGATCAAGATTCCTTCAGTTCAAGCACAACTCTATCACCTTGTAACTTTAAAAATTTGGTAGATACAATATTTTCTAGTAATTTGTTGATTAATGTTCTTAATATAGAGACCAACACAATCTCTACTTCTTTCCAACTTCAAACCCTACaacattttagatttatttttttatctactaAACTTCATGTATCTCTCATGCATATACCTTTCACCTTAATAGACCAATCTACTATTGACTCTCTCACGTACGAAGTTTCTTCCTTAGACATCCAATAAGACATTCAAATATACCAACCACCAAATAGTCCAAAACCTCTATCTACATCTCATATAATCACAAGGTCAAGAATTGGTCATTCCAAACCAAAacagtttcaaaactataaggTTTTATAATCCACTCTTCATCCATTAAAAGTATTCTCTAGTGTTTTTAATGAGTAGGAACTTACTCTCTACAGTAAAGCAATTTCAAATCCAAATTGGAGAGCGATAATAAGCAAAGAATTTGATGCATTGATAGCTAATGAGATTTTGTCTCTTTGTTCTCGCCAATCTCAATATCatattgtcaaaaataaatgGGTTTATAAGATCAAAAGAAAATCTGTGGCAGAATTGATAGGTACAAGATAAGATTGATGGCTAAAATCTTTGATTAGTGGAATGACATACATTGCCATGAAGTTTTTTTCTCGGTTATCAAGTTTTCCACcattcatttggttttttttgttggttgtcacctttaattatcttattaaatAAGTGTTGTCTCTAATGCATTTTTGCATGGTTTTTTAGGAGCAACCATAGGGATTTATTGATAACTTTAAAGAGTCTAAACCATATTTCATTTGCAGTTTGCATAAATCACTATATAAACTTAAATAGGCCACTCGAGCTTGATTTATAAGACTCTTTTAGCATCCGATTGACATTGGTTTTATATAGTATGAATTCGACTATAGCTTGTTCATTTACAAACAgataactttaaattatttatcataACCTACACATATAACATTATTGTCACTGTTTCTAAccatttagaaattaaaagttttacaCTGGTTTGCAATCTTGCTTTCATGTTCAACATCTTAGCAAtctcttttactttttaaaaatcaaaactgctTGTAATCAAGAAGGCTTACATCTTAggtaatcaaaatata belongs to Populus nigra chromosome 18, ddPopNigr1.1, whole genome shotgun sequence and includes:
- the LOC133678491 gene encoding autophagy-related protein 13a-like — translated: MDMHGNSHPDSGKLEQIISQFLLKSLHIILDSRIPSLHPHDRSRELSSTSRVKKSDKWFNLVLGDRPAALDNLNFWHRNLTDPMIIDVLLVRQPSTPSTSMDNLYAGTSVETVIERWVVQYESLRVMPPQTGENSASYKKTYKKSIILLRSLYSHMRLLPAYRVFRQLSSSTQTYNFHIIYKVSSFCEPFSRADEEVMKELSFVPVEALPGRLCVSVTYRSTLSDFKLEPVTPMTPKIIMDYVGSPTTDPLRSLPSSEKGVGATSFLLRGMQPHVSSPFPRPHSWTSGFHRAAHMVNQPVGGSPPAYRTSRMPCDFPSPSNDIYGHRVQNYRPSTPQKANYHDEYQLSPPFSSSMSPSTPTHFYNGSPVLARDTSETAPVSIPLPISGGRSSRYLSPNFSDSSRHSLPPLSPRSTRHDSSSQESPSGIRSIKKLEAIRFAELNSGNVNHYSGQKLLKDSKDDSGRFSGLLSSSGSPRVGFSRSSSRLSFQDDLDDDDDFSCPFDVDDVDTSDSHASQNLYGKKNLESSSHTASIGKKSQDAAVGILVHMLRTAPPLRQDPSCYSSHSLRTNVEEGMSTASGFFLPRKTADALEELRSYREMKDLLLSKSGTRVVSKEEA